From Glycine soja cultivar W05 chromosome 4, ASM419377v2, whole genome shotgun sequence, the proteins below share one genomic window:
- the LOC114410508 gene encoding uncharacterized protein LOC114410508: protein MSDGFCGTHLQIMVRTRGLGHALGQVTGRGLGRGDRDDSDDAPQRRRPTASAWRQRVAVTADHVNEPVIPAPDVQDDPMEAPAVVEDIPADAGVEAVEDQPQGFPGGPSDPSVLTAYADHVACSVWTGEEHPELKLSSHGRKVHSLGRPVPAIEGLIAGTGLSPLIACSVDTGDRGLLSAFVERWHRETSSFHLPVGELTITLDDVSSLLHLPVIGDLHAFEPLHVDDAVQMLVDLLMVSPESARAETVQCRGSYVRLQWCWIYEHFPSVAESTADQDYDEASPRACRWIATKKTVKRIRTPSYRERLDRLQIPDVCWIPYGEHREVRDFHVRSCYFGLFRWGPVAVYYRSERVVRQFGYTQTIPAPPVDSWVSYDDIHDRWMHYEDHIVPASEATH, encoded by the exons atgagtgATGGATTTTGCGGTactcatttgcagatcatggttaggactAGAGGATTAGGTCATGCCTTAGGTCAAGTCACTGGCAGAGGTCTGGGCAGAGGAGATCGTGATGATTCCGATGATGCTCCGCAGCGTCGACGGCCTACTGCATCCGCATGGAGGCAGCGAGTCGCTGTGACTGCGGATCACGTCAATGAGCCAGTCATCCCTGCGCCAGATGTTCAAGATGACCCGATGGAGGCACCAGCTGTTGTGGAGGACATTCCTGCGGACGCAGGCGTAGAGGCGGTTGAGGATCAGCCTCAGGGATTTCCGGGTGGTCCGAGCGACCCATCTGTGTTGACAGCGTATGCGGATCACGTTGCTTGCAGCGTATGGACGGGAGAg gagcaTCCTGAATTGAAGCTATCCTCTCATGGGAGGAAGGTCCACAGTTTAGGCAGGCCTGTCCCTGCCATTGAGGGACTTATTGCTGGTACAGGACTAAGTCCTCTGATCGCGTGTTCGGTAGACACCGGCGATCGGGGACTTTTGTCCGCGTTTGTGGAGCGGTGGCACCGGGAGACGTCTAGTTTCCATCTCCCGGTGGGAGAGCTCACCATCACATTGGACGACGTCTCCTCTCTTCTCCATCTTCCCGTTATTGGCGACTTACACGCATTTGAGCCCTTGCACGTGGACGATGCGGTTCAGATGCTGGTGGACTTGTTGATGGTCTCTCCAGAGTCTGCTAGGGCTGAGACAGTCCAGTGTCGTGGATCGTACGTACGCCTGCAATGG TGCTGGATTTACGAGCACTTTCCCTCGGTCGCGGAGTCCACCGCTGACCAGGACTACGACGAGGCTTCTCCGCGTGCGTGCAGGTGGATTGCGACGAAGAAGACCGTGAAAAGAATTCGCACGCCATCGTACAGGGAGCGCCTAGACCGACTCCAGATTCCGGATGTCTGCTGGATCCCTTATGGGGAGCATCGGGAGGTCCGGGACTTCCACGTCAGATCATGCTATTTCGGTCTCTTTCGCTGGGGGCCTGTTGCTGTTTATTACCGATCGGAGAGGGTCGTGCGGCAGTTTGGCTACACGCAGACCATTCCTGCTCCTCCTGTCGATTCATGGGTCTCGTATGATGATATACACGACAGGTGGATGCACTACGAGGATCATATCGTACCTGCAAGTGAG GCCACGCATTAG